The following proteins are co-located in the Tripterygium wilfordii isolate XIE 37 chromosome 2, ASM1340144v1, whole genome shotgun sequence genome:
- the LOC120007127 gene encoding uncharacterized protein LOC120007127: MDQKPPIDPSKTEKALMNGSHSPSFLFHNNGFGSVYDLSDIEMITIQTMTYTSLKDLLPASPPAITSPTAYNSSWHEIPIKNPLLKHAAWAYLQPMSTATETEERGFWGKLKEKCCGECGCVGWLKDVILKVFREVFWERGGEIEEEEEEEDDDDDDHEKVD; the protein is encoded by the coding sequence ATGGACCAGAAACCCCCGATCGATCCTTCAAAAACCGAGAAAGCCCTAATGAACGGCTCTCACTCTCCGAGCTTTCTCTTTCACAACAACGGATTTGGTTCGGTTTACGATTTATCGGATATAGAGATGATAACGATACAGACGATGACGTACACGAGTCTCAAGGACCTGTTACCGGCTTCTCCACCTGCGATCACTTCCCCGACGGCGTATAACTCAAGCTGGCACGAGATACCGATCAAGAATCCGCTTCTGAAGCACGCTGCCTGGGCTTATCTACAGCCGATGTCGACTGCGACAGAGACGGAGGAGAGAGGTTTTTGGGGGAAATTGAAGGAGAAGTGTTGTGGTGAATGTGGGTGTGTGGGATGGTTAAAAGACGTCATTTTGAAGGTGTTTAGGGAAGTGTTCTGggagagaggaggagagattgaagaagaagaagaagaagaagacgacgacgacgacgaccaCGAAAAGGTTGACTGA
- the LOC119979875 gene encoding serine/threonine protein phosphatase 2A 57 kDa regulatory subunit B' beta isoform-like, whose protein sequence is MGVHRNSPKAFEKKSSTTLKSLFDLDSKNNSPSNNLRSPKNVRQSSDESEHQEVLSIISHCSFIFSFIDPSESPSRQDLKRLKLNQLLSMVKTSKNPLSDQVLSSLMSMLSANIFRPLPPPSTSCCASELPDDEEVVSAPSPAWPHLQLVYEILLRLVLNEDPKTLRNYIDNRFLLNLLSLFQSEDPRERESLKNLYHRIYSRFTFYRSLMRKSMNDVFLQYVSVTEKHYGIGQLLEIWGSIINGFTVPLREEHKLFLMRVLIPLHKTKGMQSYHRQLAYCVSQFVQKDPVLGGVVIRGILRYWPITNCQKEILLIGEMEGLVENIDPDQYRKLALPICTKIIKCLNSWNSQVAERALYVWNNKHFVKMTSSATEEVFPVVVEGMEKNLKGHWSKSVKQLTENVKLMLEGMNPSLYYKCLQEIDQKESSAREEEIKREQNWERIELAAAQNQFLQICLSHSRT, encoded by the exons ATGGGTGTTCACAGAAACTCCCCGAAAGCCTTCGAGAAGAAGTCGTCTACAACCCTTAAATCCTTGTTTGATCTGGATTCCAAGAACAACAGTCCAAGCAACAATCTTAGGAGTCCCAAGAATGTCAGGCAGTCTTCTGATGAATCCGAACACCAAGAGGTCCTTTCCATAATCTCGCACTGCTCCTTCATATTCTCCTTCATCGATCCCTCGGAGTCTCCTTCGAGGCAAGATCTCAAGCGTCTCAAGCTCAACCAGCTCTTATCAATGGTTAAAACCTCAAAAAATCCTCTCTCTGATCAGGTACTTTCCTCTCTCATGTCCATGCTATCCGCCAACATTTTCCGCCCTCTTCCTCCACCTTCGACTAGTTGTTGTGCCTCAGAACTGCCTGACGACGAAGAAGTCGTTTCTGCTCCTTCACCGGCATGGCCTCACCTTCAACTTGTTTATGAAATCCTTTTGAGGTTAGTACTCAACGAGGATCCAAAGACTCTTCGCAATTACATTGATAATCGCTTCCTTCTcaatctcctctctctttttcaatCCGAAGACCCAAGAGAGCGCGAGAGCTTGAAGAATTTGTATCATAGGATATACTCCAGATTCACTTTCTACCGATCATTGATGAGGAAATCAATGAATGATGTGTTCTTGCAGTATGTGTCTGTGACAGAGAAACATTATGGGATTGGACAGTTACTAGAGATATGGGGAAGTATTATCAATGGTTTTACTGTTCCATTGAGAGAAGAGCACAAACTGTTCTTGATGAGAGTCCTGATTCCTCTACACAAGACCAAAGGTATGCAGAGTTACCACAGGCAGCTAGCTTACTGTGTTTCTCAGTTTGTGCAGAAAGATCCTGTGCTTGGTGGGGTTGTCATTAGAGGAATCTTGAGGTACTGGCCGATCACTAACTGTCAGAAGGAAATTCTGCTTATCGGTGAAATGGAAGGATTGGTGGAGAATATCGATCCTGATCAGTATAGAAAGTTGGCTCTCCCCATTTGTACCAAAATTATCAAATGCTTGAACAGTTGGAATTCACAG GTTGCAGAACGAGCGCTGTACGTGTGGAACAACAAGCACTTTGTGAAGATGACATCGTCGGCAACTGAAGAAGTTTTTCCGGTGGTAGTTGAAGGGATGGAGAAGAACCTGAAGGGGCATTGGAGCAAGAGTGTTAAGCAGTTGACGGAAAATGTGAAATTGATGTTGGAAGGAATGAATCCAAGTTTGTACTACAAATGTCTGCAAGAAATAGACCAAAAAGAATCGTCGGCTCGCGAAGAAGAGATCAAGAGGGAGCAGAATTGGGAAAGGATTGAACTTGCAGCTGCCCAGAATCAGTTCCTTCAAATTTGTCTTTCTCATTCAAGAACATAG